From a single Streptomyces sp. NBC_00377 genomic region:
- a CDS encoding SDR family NAD(P)-dependent oxidoreductase, producing MGQDASRVAVVSGTSSGIGAAVATEFLRRQYTVVGLSRRGNLALAEQSGYIDLVADVRDGEAVRAALASAGAALAEGIGAVVLNAGLSPDPADLVKVEWQVAADTYETNVRTALNLVQATAPLLKQAGGGSLTFVGASLANGYRPERWAYAASKAAMTTLMRACSVEFADDGVVANEVRPGPVATAMTMAGLDGEMNDQIIRAINAGFGTDWLKSPRTVAEWIVAIAEFPPNGPTGQVFNYSRKVL from the coding sequence TTCCTGCGCAGGCAGTACACCGTCGTCGGACTGTCCCGGCGTGGCAACCTCGCCCTCGCCGAGCAGAGCGGCTACATCGACCTCGTCGCCGACGTGCGAGACGGCGAAGCAGTGCGCGCCGCCCTCGCTTCCGCGGGCGCCGCCCTCGCCGAGGGGATCGGGGCGGTGGTGCTCAACGCCGGCCTCTCACCGGATCCCGCCGACCTCGTCAAGGTCGAGTGGCAGGTAGCGGCGGACACCTACGAGACGAACGTACGCACGGCGCTGAACCTCGTGCAGGCGACGGCTCCGCTGCTCAAGCAGGCCGGCGGCGGCTCCCTGACATTCGTCGGGGCGAGTCTGGCCAACGGCTACCGGCCCGAACGCTGGGCGTACGCGGCCAGCAAGGCCGCGATGACCACCCTGATGCGAGCGTGCTCGGTCGAGTTCGCCGACGACGGTGTCGTGGCGAACGAAGTCCGTCCCGGCCCCGTGGCAACCGCCATGACGATGGCCGGGCTGGACGGTGAGATGAACGACCAGATCATCCGCGCCATCAACGCGGGATTCGGAACCGACTGGCTCAAGTCGCCGCGCACCGTGGCTGAGTGGATCGTCGCCATCGCCGAGTTCCCGCCGAACGGACCCACCGGTCAGGTCTTCAACTACAGCCGCAAGGTTCTGTAA